A portion of the Patescibacteria group bacterium genome contains these proteins:
- the trmD gene encoding tRNA (guanosine(37)-N1)-methyltransferase TrmD, which produces MKISIITLFPEMFSPILGSSMMWKAQKEKLVKFSIVDLRSFGLGKRRQVDDTPYGGGAGMVLKPEPIYEAVESIKKKLPLAKVILMTPRGKQFTQSTARKISRLKEVIIICGHYEGFDERIMKLVDLEISVGDFILTGGELPAMTAIDACVRLVPGVLGDSQSQHDESFSQGLLEYPQYTRPEEYKGMKVPKVLLLGNHSKTLVWRKAESVKKTQKNRPDLLSF; this is translated from the coding sequence TGTGGAAGGCTCAAAAAGAAAAGCTCGTAAAGTTTAGCATAGTTGATCTACGGAGCTTTGGCCTAGGTAAACGGCGCCAAGTCGATGACACTCCGTATGGGGGAGGTGCGGGGATGGTCTTAAAGCCAGAGCCAATATATGAAGCAGTTGAGTCTATCAAAAAGAAGCTGCCGCTTGCTAAAGTAATACTCATGACGCCTCGCGGCAAACAATTCACCCAGTCTACAGCTAGAAAAATTAGCCGACTAAAAGAAGTAATAATAATATGCGGCCATTATGAAGGTTTTGATGAACGAATAATGAAATTAGTTGATTTAGAGATATCTGTCGGTGATTTTATTTTGACAGGGGGAGAGCTACCCGCAATGACCGCTATTGACGCTTGCGTAAGACTAGTGCCAGGGGTGCTAGGTGATTCACAGAGCCAGCACGATGAGTCCTTTAGCCAAGGCCTTCTTGAGTACCCTCAATACACTCGACCAGAAGAATACAAAGGCATGAAAGTGCCAAAAGTGCTTCTACTGGGGAATCATTCCAAAACTTTAGTGTGGCGTAAGGCTGAGTCTGTGAAGAAGACCCAAAAGAATCGCCCCGATCTACTTAGCTTTTAA